A genomic stretch from Corynebacterium kutscheri includes:
- a CDS encoding DEAD/DEAH box helicase: protein MTSFLVHGLWLKSSGLHLWIEQVEGHKVVLFDALPPDVLPPALETILRDKVFRHRVKTTLMTPKGRVVSLSVPTASFTPEQAVRVLAQLATINSTTATQEQLMTIGADLQWLVHMYQGLLRMVRAGRVLLKMSFADGQWWPNWQLSTGLGERGWIAQMTAAAPGILIKNGGQTVAEDIADELTHWIANSLLSGLRNSPRATKWHDFSRALLDSTPLRRGSAQLVGALNDWKNSITTIDIQLVLIVEEPPTDHKQTHSGHNADDEVVFSTDPADAIWPIRVQVRSGVDSPLPIKKTMIDRATWMRLEALLKEAILVAPEIDPQRSVPSNHPAAHTMARYSLEQMDSAGEWDAYVSTAELIDFVAKTDALARRGIMVMLPKTWGKPPTTARLVVDEPSDNVTGARIGLDQIVEYNWRVSIGDVELNDEEMRQLVQSKSGLIQLRGQWVMADAATAKRVGEYMTELAATSRKKRRKELDQAMMQAALAKANNQPDWQELAAYADELAERFNNEYASFGEVSLADLREIALKALEEEPIEFTGSSWQASMMGGIHDLPAPEPVEIPDSVHAELRDYQRRGVDWLAWMSAQNLGAVLADDMGLGKTLQLLTLEAVERTAKISADKHTHSKPTLVVAPTSVVGNWAREAGKFVPDLRILVHHGGNRNHGEKLMQQIENHDIVITSYGTIQRDHKQLAAIEWERVVLDEAQQIKNSSTKVSKAVRSVPSRHRIALTGTPVENRLSEMRSILDFCNPGVLGSATFFRHHFAKAIEREHDEVMTERLRRFTAPFILRRLKSDPTITVNLPDKTETILTVDMTPEQAALYTAYVEGVKQQLEQAQGIAKRGVVLAALTKIKQICNHPAHFLGDGSALTIKGKHRSGKVEELMRLINDAQEVDDRILVFTQYRAFGDLLAQYLSEYFGQKIPFLHGGVSKTGRDRMVEKFQNEADSPVMVLSLKAGGTGLNLTAANIVVHMDRWWNPAVENQATDRAYRIGQNRNVQVYKMITAGTMEESIQDILDGKTELASAIVGEGEGWITELSTQELAMLMSYKGRDAHD from the coding sequence ATGACCTCGTTTCTTGTTCATGGTTTATGGTTGAAGTCCTCTGGGCTTCATTTATGGATTGAACAGGTTGAAGGACATAAAGTAGTGCTTTTCGACGCACTTCCACCTGATGTTTTACCACCTGCATTAGAAACAATTTTGCGGGATAAGGTGTTTCGTCATCGAGTGAAAACAACCCTGATGACGCCTAAAGGGCGAGTAGTAAGTTTATCTGTTCCTACCGCAAGTTTTACTCCGGAACAAGCAGTGCGTGTTCTCGCACAATTAGCCACTATTAATTCAACTACTGCGACGCAAGAACAGCTTATGACTATTGGTGCTGACTTACAGTGGTTGGTGCATATGTATCAAGGCTTGTTGAGGATGGTGCGTGCTGGTCGGGTGCTATTAAAAATGAGTTTTGCTGATGGCCAGTGGTGGCCTAATTGGCAACTGTCCACCGGACTTGGCGAACGCGGTTGGATTGCTCAGATGACTGCTGCTGCCCCAGGGATTTTGATAAAAAATGGGGGGCAAACAGTTGCAGAAGATATTGCTGATGAATTAACCCATTGGATTGCAAATAGTTTGTTGAGTGGTCTTCGAAATAGTCCACGTGCTACGAAGTGGCATGATTTTTCGCGGGCACTATTAGATTCCACTCCGCTGCGCCGGGGCAGCGCCCAGCTGGTTGGGGCATTAAACGACTGGAAAAATTCGATAACTACCATTGATATCCAGTTGGTATTGATTGTAGAAGAACCCCCAACTGATCATAAGCAAACGCATAGTGGGCATAATGCAGACGACGAAGTGGTTTTTTCCACTGATCCGGCAGATGCAATATGGCCGATACGGGTGCAGGTACGCAGTGGGGTTGATTCCCCGTTACCAATTAAAAAAACCATGATTGATCGTGCTACGTGGATGCGTTTAGAAGCACTATTAAAAGAAGCAATTCTAGTAGCCCCAGAGATTGATCCACAGCGTAGCGTACCTAGTAACCATCCAGCGGCACATACCATGGCGCGCTATAGCCTAGAGCAGATGGATTCTGCCGGTGAATGGGATGCTTATGTATCTACTGCCGAATTGATAGATTTTGTCGCAAAAACTGATGCATTAGCCCGGCGAGGAATTATGGTGATGCTGCCTAAAACCTGGGGTAAACCACCTACTACGGCTCGCCTCGTTGTTGATGAACCCAGCGATAACGTTACTGGTGCGCGCATTGGTCTTGATCAGATTGTGGAATACAACTGGCGAGTATCCATTGGCGATGTTGAACTTAACGACGAAGAAATGCGTCAGCTAGTCCAAAGCAAATCAGGATTAATTCAACTGCGCGGCCAATGGGTTATGGCAGATGCTGCTACCGCAAAACGCGTGGGCGAGTATATGACTGAACTGGCAGCAACATCACGCAAAAAACGTCGTAAAGAACTTGATCAAGCGATGATGCAAGCTGCCTTGGCTAAAGCAAATAATCAACCTGATTGGCAAGAATTAGCAGCATATGCAGATGAATTAGCAGAACGCTTTAATAATGAATATGCCAGTTTTGGTGAAGTTTCTTTGGCTGATTTGCGAGAAATTGCCTTAAAAGCACTAGAAGAAGAGCCAATAGAATTTACTGGTTCTAGTTGGCAAGCTTCCATGATGGGCGGAATACATGATTTACCAGCACCAGAACCGGTAGAAATTCCTGATAGTGTGCATGCCGAGTTACGTGATTATCAGCGTCGAGGTGTGGATTGGTTAGCGTGGATGTCGGCTCAGAATCTTGGTGCTGTGCTTGCCGACGATATGGGGTTAGGAAAAACTCTGCAATTGCTTACCTTAGAAGCTGTCGAGCGCACAGCTAAAATATCGGCTGATAAGCATACCCACAGTAAACCAACATTAGTGGTTGCTCCTACTTCTGTGGTAGGAAATTGGGCACGAGAAGCCGGAAAATTTGTTCCTGATCTGCGCATACTTGTCCACCATGGGGGAAATAGAAATCATGGTGAAAAGTTAATGCAACAGATAGAAAACCACGATATTGTGATTACAAGTTATGGCACGATTCAGCGAGATCATAAACAATTAGCTGCTATCGAGTGGGAACGAGTTGTACTTGATGAGGCACAACAAATTAAAAACTCCTCGACGAAGGTATCTAAAGCTGTGCGTTCTGTGCCGTCACGTCATCGTATTGCTCTTACTGGTACGCCGGTGGAAAACCGGTTATCAGAAATGCGTTCAATTCTTGATTTCTGTAACCCTGGTGTTCTTGGTTCCGCAACGTTTTTCCGACATCATTTCGCTAAGGCCATTGAACGTGAGCATGATGAGGTGATGACCGAGCGTTTGCGCCGTTTTACCGCACCATTTATTTTGCGCCGGTTAAAATCTGATCCGACTATTACGGTTAATCTGCCGGATAAAACAGAAACAATCCTTACTGTGGATATGACTCCAGAACAAGCAGCACTTTATACCGCGTATGTTGAGGGAGTAAAACAGCAGCTTGAACAAGCACAAGGAATAGCTAAACGGGGTGTGGTGCTTGCTGCTTTAACAAAGATTAAACAGATTTGTAACCATCCCGCTCATTTTCTTGGCGACGGTAGTGCATTAACCATTAAAGGAAAGCATCGTTCCGGTAAGGTCGAAGAACTTATGCGACTGATCAATGATGCGCAGGAAGTTGATGATCGGATTTTAGTTTTTACTCAGTACCGAGCTTTTGGTGACTTATTAGCGCAGTATTTAAGTGAATACTTTGGTCAGAAAATTCCATTCTTGCATGGTGGTGTTTCTAAAACTGGTCGAGACCGGATGGTGGAGAAATTCCAAAATGAAGCAGATTCACCAGTGATGGTACTTTCGCTGAAAGCTGGAGGTACCGGCTTGAACCTCACCGCGGCAAATATCGTGGTACATATGGATAGATGGTGGAATCCGGCGGTAGAAAACCAAGCTACCGATCGTGCTTATCGCATCGGACAAAATCGTAATGTGCAGGTATATAAAATGATTACTGCGGGCACTATGGAAGAGTCAATTCAAGACATTTTAGATGGGAAAACAGAACTTGCTAGTGCCATTGTCGGCGAAGGTGAAGGTTGGATTACTGAGCTAAGCACCCAAGAGTTGGCAATGCTTATGAGCTATAAAGGCAGAGATGCTCATGACTAA
- a CDS encoding HNH endonuclease family protein, translating to MKQPRIFFGLVCATLIICMYHYTPIGTLPALNTVPTISQRAHVLGYKRTEFGTGWSTPAGQLCSIRIIIIATQLTNEPPGSDCQIIDSTGVDPYTGQPLRTTDAIEIDHIFPLSAAWDMGAYAWTQQQRQNFANDPLNLVAVSRSANQQKSDQLPALWLPKNRSIRCWYVTQLAEVAAKYGLSLPKEDKKIMNRQCHIPRFIR from the coding sequence ATGAAACAACCTCGCATTTTCTTTGGGCTAGTGTGTGCAACACTGATTATCTGCATGTACCACTACACCCCCATAGGTACCCTCCCCGCACTGAACACAGTGCCTACAATTTCTCAGCGTGCACATGTTTTAGGTTATAAGCGCACTGAATTTGGCACTGGTTGGTCAACTCCTGCTGGGCAGTTATGTTCTATTCGAATCATTATTATTGCCACGCAACTTACCAATGAGCCACCTGGTTCTGACTGTCAGATTATTGATAGCACCGGAGTTGATCCATATACTGGTCAACCATTGCGAACAACAGATGCTATTGAAATAGACCATATTTTCCCATTATCTGCTGCCTGGGATATGGGCGCATACGCCTGGACACAACAGCAGCGGCAAAATTTTGCCAACGATCCCCTTAATTTAGTAGCCGTGAGTAGGAGCGCAAATCAACAAAAGTCGGATCAGCTTCCCGCCTTATGGTTGCCCAAGAACCGTTCAATAAGATGTTGGTATGTCACTCAATTAGCCGAAGTTGCTGCGAAATATGGTCTTAGCCTGCCTAAAGAGGATAAAAAGATCATGAATCGCCAATGTCATATTCCGCGTTTCATAAGGTAG
- a CDS encoding membrane protein translates to MNTILITLHVIAAILFLGPVTVAVSTFHVRALAAHNGDETARGSAVTLHKIAQTYGNLSVLVPILGFGIMFTANNYWSDGRFHASIALSLVAWIILLFVIVPRQKKMLGSLGLLDADEQASYSEEITDWNKAKAQLSMFGGIFSLLWVVIAVLMLI, encoded by the coding sequence ATGAATACTATTTTGATTACGCTGCATGTTATCGCAGCAATCCTGTTTCTTGGCCCAGTAACTGTCGCTGTCTCCACATTCCACGTGCGCGCCCTTGCCGCCCACAATGGCGATGAGACCGCACGTGGTTCCGCAGTAACCCTACACAAAATCGCCCAAACATACGGAAACCTATCTGTTCTAGTTCCAATTCTTGGCTTTGGCATTATGTTCACAGCAAATAATTACTGGTCAGATGGACGCTTCCATGCTTCTATCGCACTGAGCCTAGTTGCTTGGATCATCTTGCTTTTTGTTATTGTTCCTCGTCAAAAGAAAATGCTTGGTTCCCTTGGGCTTCTCGACGCCGATGAACAAGCCTCCTACAGTGAAGAAATTACCGATTGGAATAAAGCCAAAGCTCAACTTTCCATGTTTGGTGGCATCTTCTCCCTGCTATGGGTGGTCATCGCTGTTCTCATGCTGATCTAA
- a CDS encoding ATP-binding cassette domain-containing protein produces the protein MSSSPTAEHGLHDEIVIVGAKENNLKNISLRLPKRQFIVFTGVSGSGKSSLVFSTLAAESQRLINETYTSFVQGFMPTLPRPHVDILQGLTTAIVVNQEPLGTNPRSTVGTATDATSMLRVLFSRLAVPHAGGPGAYSFNVPSVEAAGAIEVKKGTKTTKKRASFSRTGGMCPECEGTGRTSKFAISAFINEELSLNDGALDIPGFKTGGWSYRMYAESNLFPADKPIKDFTTQQREDFLYKEPTKMKIAGINMTYEGLLPRLQKSMLTKDREAMQPYIREFVDRAITFVTCPSCQGTRLAPHALESRINNKNIAELCAMEISDLTIWLEKLNHPEVQLLIDALIATLKNFEAVGLGYLTLDRPAATLSGGEAQRSKMVRHLGSALTDVSYVFDEPTAGLHPHDITRMNDLLRRLADASNTVLVVEHQPATIEAADYIVDMGPGAGKAGGEIIFAGTPKQLAQTDTLTAEHLKHKAIINHTPRTGTGFIEIVNAQRNTLKNVSVSIPTGVLTAITGVAGSGKSSLIHEIPKDETTVLIDQSVIRGSRRSNPATYTGILTAIRSAFAKASGEKPALFSPNSEGACQHCKGSGVTYVDMGFIQGPAAVCEICEGRRFEEHVLQHLFGGKTIADVLAMPANQAAEFFARSESKVPAAQKTSQRMTDVGIGYLTLGQPLSELSGGERQRLKLATHMAEKATTFILDEPTRGLHLADVAKLNKVFDQLVEEGKTVIVVEHNLSVIAHADHIIDMGPGAGSQGGTVVFEGSPEKLLTSDTLTGHYLAQAATT, from the coding sequence ATGTCTAGCTCCCCCACCGCAGAACACGGACTCCACGATGAAATTGTGATCGTCGGTGCTAAGGAAAATAACCTCAAAAATATCTCTTTACGCTTGCCCAAGCGTCAATTTATTGTTTTTACCGGCGTATCCGGTTCTGGTAAATCTTCCTTAGTCTTCTCCACGCTGGCGGCGGAATCACAACGGCTTATTAACGAAACGTACACATCCTTTGTACAAGGTTTTATGCCAACATTGCCCCGACCCCATGTCGATATTTTACAAGGGCTCACTACAGCGATCGTCGTTAATCAAGAACCTTTAGGAACTAACCCACGTTCTACTGTCGGCACCGCAACTGATGCAACGTCCATGCTACGAGTACTTTTCTCTCGTCTCGCTGTTCCTCATGCCGGTGGTCCTGGCGCTTATTCTTTTAATGTTCCTTCTGTGGAGGCTGCGGGCGCAATTGAGGTTAAGAAGGGCACTAAAACCACTAAGAAAAGGGCTAGTTTTAGTCGTACTGGCGGAATGTGTCCCGAATGCGAAGGAACTGGCCGAACCAGTAAGTTCGCTATTTCGGCTTTTATTAATGAAGAGCTTTCCCTTAACGACGGTGCCCTCGATATTCCTGGGTTTAAAACTGGTGGCTGGAGCTACCGCATGTATGCGGAATCCAATCTTTTCCCGGCTGATAAGCCAATCAAAGATTTCACCACTCAACAGCGTGAGGATTTTCTTTATAAAGAGCCCACAAAAATGAAAATCGCGGGTATCAATATGACCTATGAAGGTTTATTGCCGCGCCTCCAAAAATCTATGCTCACCAAAGATCGCGAAGCTATGCAACCATATATCCGCGAATTTGTTGATCGCGCTATCACCTTTGTTACCTGCCCCAGTTGCCAAGGCACCCGTCTGGCCCCACATGCTTTAGAGTCTCGCATTAATAATAAAAATATTGCTGAGCTGTGTGCCATGGAGATTTCCGATCTCACAATCTGGTTGGAAAAACTTAATCATCCTGAAGTACAGCTACTTATCGACGCTCTTATCGCTACCCTAAAGAATTTTGAAGCCGTAGGTCTTGGTTATCTCACACTTGACCGGCCTGCTGCCACCCTATCTGGTGGTGAAGCACAACGCTCAAAAATGGTGCGTCATCTAGGATCGGCGTTAACTGATGTTTCTTATGTTTTTGATGAACCCACTGCCGGATTGCACCCTCATGATATAACCCGCATGAATGATCTTCTTCGTCGATTAGCAGATGCTTCTAATACAGTGCTAGTAGTTGAACATCAACCAGCAACTATTGAAGCTGCAGACTATATCGTCGATATGGGTCCTGGAGCAGGTAAAGCTGGTGGCGAAATTATATTCGCCGGTACTCCAAAACAATTAGCCCAAACAGATACCCTCACCGCTGAGCATCTCAAACATAAGGCAATTATTAACCACACCCCACGAACGGGCACTGGTTTTATTGAGATTGTTAATGCACAGCGCAATACCTTAAAAAATGTCTCGGTGTCTATTCCCACTGGGGTGCTTACTGCGATTACCGGTGTAGCTGGCTCGGGTAAATCTTCACTGATTCATGAGATTCCCAAAGATGAAACCACTGTGCTTATTGATCAATCAGTTATTCGTGGTTCCCGTCGTTCCAATCCGGCAACCTATACCGGTATACTTACTGCTATTCGTTCTGCTTTTGCCAAAGCCAGTGGGGAAAAACCAGCACTTTTTAGCCCTAACTCTGAAGGCGCATGTCAGCATTGTAAAGGTTCCGGTGTGACCTATGTGGATATGGGTTTTATTCAAGGTCCGGCCGCTGTATGCGAAATATGCGAAGGTCGTCGATTCGAGGAACATGTCCTCCAGCATTTATTTGGTGGAAAAACCATTGCCGACGTGTTAGCAATGCCAGCTAACCAAGCTGCCGAATTTTTTGCTCGCAGCGAATCGAAAGTACCAGCAGCACAAAAAACAAGTCAGCGTATGACCGATGTAGGAATTGGTTATCTCACTCTCGGCCAACCACTAAGTGAACTTTCTGGCGGTGAGCGCCAACGACTAAAACTAGCTACCCATATGGCAGAAAAAGCCACCACTTTTATTCTCGACGAACCAACTCGTGGCTTGCACTTAGCCGATGTAGCAAAACTGAATAAAGTCTTCGATCAATTAGTTGAAGAGGGCAAAACCGTCATCGTAGTAGAGCATAACTTAAGTGTGATTGCTCACGCTGATCACATTATTGATATGGGTCCTGGTGCTGGCAGCCAGGGTGGAACTGTTGTCTTTGAAGGCAGCCCCGAAAAGCTCCTCACATCAGACACGCTAACTGGACATTATCTTGCCCAAGCTGCAACTACCTAG
- a CDS encoding FecCD family ABC transporter permease — MQSLIKLPRPRSTYRKVFFLALVIAVIFGPFISLGFGAAAVPLSEAIQITWLKLTHQDLSGWEPTTVAIIWNNRLPRIIAAYGVGIVLGISGVAMQAIIRNPLAEPYVLGISSGASAGAATAIIILGTSAAVVVTSSAFVGALIATLLVIWIGAGRTGSSLRLILAGIAIGFIFQAITNLLIISANTAESAQSVVFWTLGSLTRADSAQALFVLGIAIVLTLGLWLLSPYLDALASGDQACIAVGLNPMLLRLLLLVPISLGVGVAVATSGGIGFIGLVIPHLMRPLVSFKHRPLIICTALLSALFLLFTDTLARTVLSPVEIPIGIITALIGAPFLILLTKRSKAMS; from the coding sequence ATGCAGTCCCTTATAAAACTTCCCCGTCCACGTAGTACATACCGAAAAGTATTTTTTCTTGCACTAGTTATTGCCGTTATTTTCGGGCCATTTATTAGTCTAGGTTTTGGCGCTGCGGCAGTTCCTTTAAGCGAAGCCATCCAGATCACCTGGTTAAAACTTACCCACCAAGATCTTTCCGGATGGGAACCTACTACGGTAGCTATTATCTGGAATAACCGCTTGCCACGAATTATCGCAGCGTACGGAGTCGGGATTGTCCTCGGTATATCTGGTGTAGCTATGCAGGCAATTATCCGCAATCCGCTAGCCGAACCCTATGTATTAGGTATTAGCTCTGGCGCATCTGCAGGAGCTGCTACCGCTATTATTATCCTCGGCACTTCTGCTGCAGTAGTAGTGACATCATCTGCTTTTGTCGGTGCCCTGATCGCAACATTATTAGTGATCTGGATTGGTGCTGGCCGTACTGGATCATCATTAAGATTAATCCTTGCTGGTATCGCCATTGGCTTTATTTTCCAGGCGATCACTAACCTGCTTATTATCAGCGCAAACACCGCTGAATCTGCACAATCAGTAGTTTTTTGGACACTCGGCTCACTTACTCGCGCGGACTCCGCACAAGCCCTTTTTGTTCTTGGTATCGCCATTGTACTAACACTCGGATTATGGCTGCTCTCACCGTATCTGGACGCTCTTGCTAGCGGTGATCAAGCCTGCATAGCAGTCGGCCTCAATCCGATGCTTTTACGTCTACTACTACTAGTACCTATTTCACTCGGCGTAGGCGTAGCTGTGGCTACCTCAGGTGGCATTGGCTTTATTGGCTTAGTTATTCCACACCTTATGCGTCCATTGGTTTCTTTTAAACACCGACCACTTATTATCTGTACCGCCTTACTATCAGCTTTATTCCTGCTTTTTACTGATACCTTGGCGCGCACTGTTTTATCCCCAGTAGAAATTCCTATCGGTATTATCACCGCCCTTATTGGTGCACCATTCCTTATTCTTTTGACCAAACGTTCAAAGGCAATGTCATGA
- a CDS encoding ABC transporter ATP-binding protein encodes MIEINSLSFSRGDRLTVDNVDITAHSGRVLGLVGPNGAGKSTLLSLIYRLISPQTGNIIVDGENIHDLRRGDIANRMAVVAQHNEATLPLTVYDCVALGRIAKGSILRYSSDTNHDCVLNAIEQVDLSGYRDRLSTELSGGEWQRVLIARAIVQQASHLLLDEPTNHLDIHHQYAILEMMRGLSTTTVVVLHDLNLAAQFCDDIALLQNGHIVASGAPNEVLTAERVSSVYQVNAEIIEYNGRRHLIYNPM; translated from the coding sequence ATGATCGAGATTAATTCTTTAAGCTTTTCTCGTGGCGACCGATTAACCGTCGATAATGTCGACATTACCGCTCATTCAGGTCGTGTTTTAGGTCTTGTCGGGCCAAACGGTGCTGGAAAATCTACTCTACTTAGCCTCATTTACCGGCTTATCTCACCCCAAACGGGAAATATTATCGTCGATGGTGAAAATATTCATGATCTGCGACGCGGCGATATTGCCAACCGTATGGCAGTTGTAGCCCAGCACAATGAAGCAACACTACCGCTTACTGTCTATGATTGCGTTGCGCTAGGACGTATCGCTAAAGGAAGTATTTTACGCTACAGCAGCGATACTAATCACGACTGTGTGCTTAACGCTATCGAGCAAGTCGACCTCAGCGGATATCGTGACCGACTAAGTACAGAACTTTCCGGTGGTGAATGGCAACGTGTGCTTATCGCCCGAGCAATCGTTCAGCAAGCAAGCCATTTGCTTCTCGACGAACCCACAAATCACCTCGATATCCATCACCAATATGCCATTTTGGAAATGATGCGAGGATTGTCTACCACCACCGTCGTTGTGTTACATGACTTAAATCTTGCGGCACAGTTCTGCGATGATATTGCACTACTTCAAAACGGACATATTGTCGCTTCCGGTGCACCAAATGAAGTGTTAACCGCTGAACGGGTCAGCTCGGTATATCAGGTAAATGCTGAGATCATCGAATACAACGGTCGTCGACACCTTATCTACAATCCTATGTAG
- a CDS encoding ABC transporter substrate-binding protein encodes MKLRSLLAPALSIIALSAIACGNTESAKVDSATSETKASSYYPQTVTACDTTFEIDKAPERIMFHNSTGASTLVDLGLLDRVVARFGVVETSTYDAETQAKFDNIEVLDSVKKGGGHYIVSTEAILEKKPDLLIASTPGDLDVEKLYEAGVAVYIPEAYCSRDDAPHATFEQSYKEIKTLAAVFEANDKADEVVKKLKEKVSAATTAKVSSGTATAVFVTPGDSTFYVYGNSSMVQAQFEAIGWDNVYDSESKRVFKISMESLLEKNPENIVILHQGDAEGAIETFTQAHGASELQAVKNNKIIPMPFPLTDPPSSLSIEGLQYLHDELS; translated from the coding sequence ATGAAACTTCGCTCTTTACTCGCCCCCGCGCTAAGCATTATTGCGCTTAGTGCTATCGCCTGTGGCAACACGGAATCAGCCAAGGTTGATTCTGCTACCAGCGAAACCAAAGCTAGCTCTTATTATCCACAAACAGTCACTGCATGTGACACTACCTTCGAGATCGACAAAGCTCCGGAACGTATTATGTTCCATAATTCTACTGGCGCCTCTACACTGGTAGACCTCGGTCTACTCGACCGGGTAGTTGCTCGCTTTGGTGTGGTAGAAACCTCCACCTATGATGCAGAAACCCAAGCCAAGTTCGACAACATCGAAGTATTGGATTCGGTTAAAAAGGGCGGCGGTCACTATATTGTGTCCACCGAAGCTATTTTGGAAAAGAAGCCAGATCTACTTATTGCTTCCACTCCTGGTGACTTAGACGTAGAAAAACTCTATGAAGCCGGCGTGGCAGTATATATTCCAGAAGCATATTGCAGCCGAGATGATGCGCCTCATGCTACCTTCGAGCAGTCTTATAAAGAGATCAAAACTCTAGCTGCAGTATTTGAGGCCAATGATAAGGCTGATGAAGTCGTCAAAAAGCTCAAAGAAAAAGTCAGTGCTGCAACAACCGCAAAGGTTTCCTCCGGTACGGCAACAGCTGTCTTCGTTACCCCAGGTGACTCTACCTTCTATGTTTATGGCAACTCTTCTATGGTTCAGGCACAGTTCGAGGCTATCGGCTGGGACAATGTCTACGATTCTGAGAGCAAGCGCGTATTCAAGATTTCCATGGAAAGCCTATTAGAAAAGAACCCTGAAAATATCGTTATTTTGCACCAAGGCGATGCCGAAGGAGCAATTGAGACCTTCACTCAGGCTCATGGTGCTAGTGAACTCCAAGCAGTAAAGAACAATAAGATTATCCCAATGCCATTCCCCTTGACTGACCCACCATCATCACTATCCATCGAGGGTTTGCAATACCTTCACGATGAGCTGAGCTAG
- a CDS encoding MFS transporter, protein MLRQPAFLRLWLANAASGLATWGLPFILGLAVIEKLISSQELGILLGARTVGFLLGVIYGGTASDRYGHRITVFSSALAAAIAGVVLTLSIGNVAWISLIAATIMGIGQGACRPAFQALIPLIVQEDQRQQANAYMTIAVRATTLLGPAITAGLAQVFSTRWLILIMAIAWALCALLPTWVSSPRPETTRSYFLELIDGLAEAKKHRWFIAGLGALIPVIGLGYAATSVVLPGISDNVYGSSLALTAALTAYTLGALVGAFFLTKRTFVNEGWVSLIGLSCTALAPLVLALTPPLWVIIIAYATAGIGIELFNVPWFTATQREIPPEKLGRVSSVDFVVSYGLSPLGLALYPLAIETFGQTHVLIFAFIACFFSPLLAMLVPGARYYSEPRTKKNNT, encoded by the coding sequence ATGCTTCGACAACCTGCTTTTCTTCGTCTTTGGCTCGCTAATGCTGCCTCTGGGCTTGCTACCTGGGGTCTGCCTTTTATCCTGGGCCTAGCTGTTATTGAAAAACTTATCAGTTCCCAAGAACTCGGTATTCTTTTGGGCGCTCGTACCGTTGGCTTCTTGCTTGGCGTTATCTATGGTGGCACTGCTTCTGATCGTTATGGCCACCGCATCACCGTGTTTTCCTCAGCATTAGCAGCAGCAATTGCTGGTGTGGTACTCACCTTAAGCATCGGCAATGTAGCTTGGATATCACTTATTGCGGCCACGATTATGGGCATTGGCCAAGGTGCATGCCGACCAGCTTTCCAAGCACTCATTCCGCTTATTGTTCAAGAAGATCAACGCCAACAAGCAAATGCTTATATGACTATCGCTGTGCGCGCTACCACCTTATTAGGTCCTGCTATTACTGCTGGCTTAGCACAGGTGTTTTCTACCCGCTGGTTGATTCTGATTATGGCGATTGCTTGGGCACTGTGCGCTCTGCTTCCTACGTGGGTATCTAGCCCACGTCCAGAAACCACACGTTCTTATTTCTTAGAGCTTATCGACGGTTTGGCCGAAGCAAAAAAACATCGCTGGTTTATCGCTGGTCTCGGTGCGCTCATACCAGTTATCGGCTTAGGCTATGCAGCTACCTCAGTTGTTTTACCTGGCATTAGTGACAATGTTTATGGCAGTTCCCTCGCGCTTACTGCAGCACTGACTGCTTACACACTTGGTGCTCTTGTCGGTGCGTTTTTCTTAACTAAACGAACCTTTGTCAATGAAGGCTGGGTATCACTTATCGGTCTTAGCTGTACTGCACTGGCACCACTTGTGCTAGCATTAACTCCCCCACTATGGGTTATCATCATTGCTTATGCCACTGCTGGTATTGGTATCGAACTCTTTAACGTTCCTTGGTTTACCGCTACACAGCGTGAGATTCCGCCAGAAAAACTAGGGCGTGTTTCTTCAGTAGATTTCGTGGTGTCTTATGGGTTAAGCCCCTTAGGGTTAGCGCTTTACCCGCTAGCGATCGAAACATTTGGCCAAACACACGTACTCATTTTTGCCTTTATTGCTTGCTTCTTTAGTCCACTTTTGGCCATGTTAGTTCCTGGCGCACGCTATTATAGTGAACCTAGAACCAAGAAAAATAACACTTAG